A genomic window from Salifodinibacter halophilus includes:
- a CDS encoding GNAT family N-acetyltransferase, protein NEEAIAFLEGRGWETEAVRDGHYKIDGDYVDEVMMAVSLR, encoded by the coding sequence CAACGAGGAGGCCATCGCGTTCCTCGAAGGCCGCGGCTGGGAGACCGAAGCCGTCCGCGACGGCCACTACAAGATAGACGGCGACTACGTCGACGAAGTGATGATGGCCGTCTCGCTCCGGTGA